GCGGCGGACCAGGCTCATGTTGCCGCTGTTGCGGCTCAGGGACGACCGGATCGTGAGCCGCGTGGACGACATGCTGGGATTGGATCGATGGACGGAGCAACGGATACGGCGCCGCATTTCCCTTCTGGCCTTTGTGGAGGGAAAGCGCTCTTCCTCACGCGAGCTGAGTCGGTTTCGAAACGTTTTTTTTCATTTGGCGGAAGATTTGTGCCTGGACGTGGTTCCTCTGGTGATCGACGGCACGCATCGGTCCTGGGCTCGAGGCGCCCGGCTGATCAGGCCCGTGGCGGCGACGGTGGTTTTGCTCGATCGCATTACCGGAGAAGAGATCCGGGAAATGGGGGCCTCGGCGGCCAAACGGATGGTCAAAGATCGAATGGCCCGTGCCCTCGAATGGGTACGCGCTGATGTGGACAGTCGGTTCGAAGATTTCTATGTCCGCCCATTTCATGCGTTGCTCGAAGATAGCTTTCATCTGAACGCCGGGAAAGGCCCGGTTATTCAGGATAGCCGCTTGAATGACACATGACGGAGTCTGCGTTCCGGACTTGGAAGCACGGATGGTTTGCCGTTTCCGTGGGAGAGGCGTCCATGGCATCGTTGTTATTAGGAGGAGTTTAAGATGATTTCCGCTGCGCGGGACAGCGGCAGGCGGGTCGTGTTCACCGGCATGGGGCTGGTATCGTGTCTGGGCCTAACCCTGGATGCTGTCACGTCTTCCTTGCAGGAAGGACGGTCCGGAATTCGCGTGGTTCCCGAAAGGGAGGCCCTGGGCTTCCGTTCCCCCCTGTCCGGCGTATTACCGCCGTTTGACGTGAAGGATTACATGAAGCGCAAGGACCGCAAAGGACTCAGCGAGGCCGCCGCCTATGCTTCCGTAGCCGTACTCAAGGCGGTGGAGCATTCCGGTGGTGATTTCGGTCTGTTTGACAGCGAGCGGGCGGGCATCATTATAGGAAACGACTCCTCATCGGACCAGTCCATTTACATG
The sequence above is drawn from the Deltaproteobacteria bacterium genome and encodes:
- a CDS encoding 1-acyl-sn-glycerol-3-phosphate acyltransferase, with amino-acid sequence MTVGETRPERARDLVSTLWLWSGFLVLMLVLWFLTPVLIVVDKMSKDRGNVFQVAFRYLCRLSWISCPFADIRVLGFERAAFRRPALVVSNHQSFLDVLILLALPIHWRWVVKQTRRRTRLMLPLLRLRDDRIVSRVDDMLGLDRWTEQRIRRRISLLAFVEGKRSSSRELSRFRNVFFHLAEDLCLDVVPLVIDGTHRSWARGARLIRPVAATVVLLDRITGEEIREMGASAAKRMVKDRMARALEWVRADVDSRFEDFYVRPFHALLEDSFHLNAGKGPVIQDSRLNDT